The DNA sequence ACTTTCACGGCCACCTACCTActcaaacaacaccacatccATATCACCAGCCACCAAAGGTTCAACTACATGGGATGTGCTGCTGTCTGTGGCTCAGCTTTGGCTACCAGCTGTGACAAGGTACCTCTCAAGCACAAAAAAATTGGCAAGTTGGCCAGCCTCCAAAGAAGCTAGATCATTCTCAGTGCATTGCCACTCACTCCGGCATCTTTGAGGCGTGTCATATTGTTCCATAATGTGCCGCTAAGAAAGACTCGACAGTAGCAGGGATGAAGAAATACGTTGTCTTTCTTGCGGaatttttctttctcgatGAAGATAGCCTCTCTACCGAGGCACCGTACCAcaggttgttgctgctgagggtCAAGGTAGACTGTTAGGAGGGCGATATGCCTGACGTATCTTATCCAGCATGTCAGAATCGCAACCATCCGTCAGCTTGAACTTGAACTTTTTCACTGTTCGACCATTACAAGAGATTCAAACATTTACGGCATGATCATCGCCTGAGCTCTGAGACGATCGCCCGCTGGGAAGCCGTGTTATTGTGCCTCGGAAGCGAACCAGACCCTTCACACTGTCGAACACATGAACGGGCTGGAGCATGCTTTCGCCGTAGATGAGACGCCAGAATCATCCTCCATCACGTTCACCTCTCGTATATGAACTCACACTTTCCATCCCGCCATCCGGAACCAAATGCCAGAATGACCACAGTCAAGATGGAACGTTCACCGACAGATCGCCTTCAGGTCGCCGACCAAAAACACCGCCCAAAGCAAAGCTGCGTCGGAGCAACACTGGACCGGAAACCGCCGGCTATAGAGTTCATGAGAACTCCAAGCACAGGACGGCTCCAGTAACTCTGTCTCACTAACCACTGGAATACGCCACCCAAGTTCAGCAACCTGCAGCACAgggccaaaacaacaacaccctcctgcccctgccTCAAATACCTCACTCACGTACTTTGCAGAATTAATTGCCTTGCCTCCCAGACCATCTTCAATTCACCAGGCCCCCccacacctccaccagccatGTAGGCTCGTCCCCTCGACCCTCCACTGCCACCACTGGCTTGGGAAAACCGGAGGAGAGCTAACTTCATCCGGTCGTGGTGTGAGGGCGAGAAAAGCGCTAGCCAATTTACCTTCCCCTCAAGTCGACCCCGACAACTGGTAGTGGCCGGGGGTGTTGGCAACGTCCAAGAAAAATCTGTTTTCCAAACAGCAAAccgtctctttctctccaccaacccttCCGTTTGACTCAAGACGGAGAGAGACAAACACTCTCCGTAACCTGTCTACCTGAGTACCTGCGCCAGCTTGCCAGGTCCTCCTGTATCCCACCGGTTCCAGCAACCAGGACTCCCCAGCGATGAGGCCACAGCAGCTGGCAGTAGGGAAGGGCGAAGCAAGCTATCAAACCAGCAAAGCTCTCCTTTACCTCCCGACGCTCTGCCCTTCTGAGCAGCTGCTGCGGCCTTCCCCAGGACCACTCGGCACCTGCGAGTTAGTGGTCGGGGGAAGACGGTCGCGTGAGGCTGAAGCAACACGAGAACTAGCTTGGGCGTTTGGTCGGCGAAAAGATGAAGATAGCAACGCCACAGGACTTTCCTGGGCTGTTTGTGCGGGACACCTTTCACCTGGACACTGAAATCATGTATCTGGACCTTAGTTGTGGGTTGTCGTTGCTCATCCTACTCCATACTTTTGAATCATCACAATTTACGTAATATCGACCAAGTGGCACTAATCGGGACGTCAGATAGAGGTTGCTATCGACTGGGGTTCAGGTTACGGGAACGAGACAGAGGAAGAGCAGGGGAAGAGAAGACCTGGCGGATGTTGTTCTTGTATATTTACGAACACTGTACAACTATGGGATGACAATAGAAACAAGGACGATATGTAAGACAATGTAACGTGTACCATTCAGTCAAaacacatcacatcacatcagACACTTCATCCCAGCACGGTAGGTGCTCCTCAAAAACGTATTCCATTCAGATTCCACAAAACTATCCCAAAAAATGCAAGTGATCATCCCTCCTCTTGTCCATCTAtaatcatcatccatcatcacatAGACCCTTAACATCCCTCCCAGTACTCACAACAAAAAACAAGGTtaaacaacagcaacaacaacaacaacaacaacatcaaagaAAAAGCCCGTTGAGAGGCCCAATAAACACAACTTCAAATCCACGAAAAAAATCCATCTTTTGTTGTTCCCCctcacaaaaaaaaaaaaggaaaaagagtCTATCTAACGCTTTGCACATCCAAAGAAACGGTCTATATAAATCCCCAAAAGTGACAatgatcatgatgatgatgattgatgATCCCTCTTTTATCCCATCCGAAGTTTACCCGAATGCGTTCGttcccttctctttctttccaaCCCTTGTGATACAAAAAAATGGTGAATACATGAGGAGGTTGCCCAAGAAACTGTttaagaaaaaaaatgatgTTACAAAAAAAGGGTGGGGGGTATAGGGGTATAAAAATCCATGTCCAAATGTGCAAAAATTCCCAAAACAGTTgcttcaaaaaaaaaaaaaaaaaaaagaggccaagaagcaaaattgtggtgatgttgaaaCAAACATAAAAAGCCGTTGAAAACACCAGGGTCCCTGATGATGGAGATCGTGGGAAAGGGTTAggaaaggtggtggtggtggagaaaaGCTTGATGAACCCCCTTGTCGACCCGCCCTTCCCGAAAATCTCCACTCGGCCAATGACGGAATCAAGTGGAGCGCCATGTGAACTCTGGGCAGCCGGGTCGACCCGCACAGCCAGCCCCCAGTCAGCTAAAAAGGTATTGTGGGGGCTGATTCTGGAAAATATTGGCGCATAGTTTTGTGTGGCTGATGTAAGACGGAAGGAATTGAACTCGGCGAGCGGCGGCCTCAAGGTGAACAGAAAGAGCCGCAGCTGACCAGAGATGAGTTGTCGCCGGGACAAtgtgacggtgttgttgggtggtaAGGGGCGTGTAAGTGAGGCGTGGGGCTGATCAGAGCTGACAACCCTGaaagagatggagaagaaaaaaaagaagcaaagcATCGGGCGCCAACCACAGGCTTCTGCGACATATCGTCAGGTACAGGCCAATCGGAAAGTGCACGCACGGCCCAAACAATCGAGATTGGAGATCGTGATTCGCGTTTCCGGACCAACCGAACTTGTCGTCAGCACATCACCTCCGCTCGCTGCGACCGGTCCTGACTTGATGTGGGTGGTACgcagcttcctcctcctcgtagCCGTACTCTCCGCTGGCAATGTAGACCTGGGGGTGAGCGGACCGTTGAGCGCCCTGTGCGTAGGCAGATGGCTCGCGAATGCTGGCATACGTGGTCGAGGGTGGGTATCCAGGGGCCGTGTAGGAATGATGGCGCGCGGGCGAGGGCGGCACAGTCTGCTGTGGTCTGGGGGTGCTGAGACCCAGTGGCTCGATATAGCTGCTTGTCGGTCGGCTTGCCCGGGCGGGTTTGGAGGAAGCAATGCTACCGCTCTTGGCGTCGCTCTCGTCGCCAACGCGATGCTTGTCGAACCGCTGGCGCAGGCGGTCAATTGTGTCGTCTTCCTTTTCGGCAGGCCGTTCGTGTTCGCGGTGTTGTTCCTTTTCGCGCTTTTCCCTCTTGCGCTCCTTTTCGCGCTTCTCCTTTTCGCGGTCGGCGTCGcgctccttttccttctctggtCTGCGCTTGCTGGCGCTGCGCCGTGGCTTCTTGTCCTCGGTGGACTCGGACGTGGTGGAGCTGGCGGCTGTTGGCGAGCTGGTGACGGTGCTCTTGCGATTGGacttcttcagcttctcaaTCGTGTCGTCGAGCTGCTCCTGAAGCTGTGTGTTTTGTTCCGAGAGTTCCTTATTCTTCTCGGCGAGCGTCTTCTTTTCGTGTGTAAAGAGCTCATTCTGGTCCGTGACGGCGCGCACATGGGCCTTGTTCTGCTCAATCTCGTTGCGCAATTGACGGACGGTGGTCTCGAGCTCGGCGATCTTTTTGGAAAACTCGTCTCGTTGCTGGCGCGTCTGCTCAAGAGCACGCTGCAGTTGGTAGATGGTTGTGTTGTCCTCGTAGCCAGAAGCCAAGAAGTTGCGGTCGCggtcggtgttggaggttCGACTCTCGCAGTCGCTGAAGGAACCCACACCCGAGTCGCTGCGCTGATGCTCGTAGTGCCCTTCGGTGGGCGAGCCCCAGCGGACTGTTCTGCTCATGGCGACGGCAGTTATTCGGTGATGCCcttggaagggggagaaggctgTAAGGCTAAAGCAGCTTGAAAAATCGTGTTGTGCGTTGATTTGACCGTCGGCGTGGGAGGAGCTGCAGAGGTGCCCGACTGGAACTTGGGGGTATATaagtgagaaaaaaaaatgtgcGCGGGAACGAGCCAAAGGGGGGGAAATTGGGCGAATGGCACAGATGGCACAGGCGGCCCCGGCAGACCAGGGGGTACTTTGGACAAGGGGCGGAAGGGCGGGAACAAAAGTGCTCCAAGGCTAGAAAAAGACCAAGAATGGGTGGTGTCTCGGAGTCGGGTTGGGCCTCAACGATAAAGAGCACTAAAGAGCCTAACCGAGAATGAGGGTATAAAAAAACCAGATTTAGCCCCAGGTCAGGAACGAAAATCTCGCTTGGTGTGCAGGAGGAAGAATGAAAAGGCCGAATTTCTCACCGTCGCAcacacctctctcctcttaAGAATcagaagggagggaggctCTGGGAGGGGTCCGGCGCTGTTGCCTCGCGCTGTTACGAATCAAGGGACCACTGGACTTGAACTGGACAAATCGACTGCGCGACGGGGCACCGCCCGGCTGCCAACTCAAACTTGACGCTTTTGGGCAAATGGTGGTGGATTATGTCAGTGAGATTTTattccccctcttctctgTCCGCTCACCCTAGGTACCAGCCAGTCCTGGGCATTCAAACAACAAAAATCCGTGTTCGAATGTGGCTCAATCAGCAAGGCGACGAGAGATGGTGTGCGGCAGTGCTCCGGAATCCTTTgcgaaccaccaccagagccTGGCGCCTCTGCCTGTCACCAAGGCAGTTTTCTTCTGCCTGTCACACAAGGTCCAAGCATGCCAAGCTTCCAGTCCGAATGTCTCCTTACACCgagggtttttttttcccttttttgcGGGACGTGTGTGTGGAGATTCTCCCATCCATATCAAAAACCACACCATATATCAAGCGGTCGCACCGTCCGTCTGGCGAACCACGAcactgggaggagggtacGGCGGGCCGTGGCGGGCGCACGACAGTCTCTTTGTGATCATGAagtcgacgacgaagaatTGCACTTTAATCTTGGGATAACCAACCACAGAGCTCAGACGGCCAGAAGCCAGAAATAGGAGAAAGGGCGcgcttgttggtggtgttgggccATGGAGTAGCGCGACGGACGGTGAGTCACCGTAATTGTCGGTTATAGGATGTCCACATTTATGCGTTCCATGCAGcccttttttccccttcatcTTCTGCTTGTTTTTGTGTGTTTCAGATTTGCAGTCTCATGGAATCCCAAGAGGACTCGTGTTCTGATTAGCTCCCGACCCGCCATAGTCAGTTGACCGTTTTCTGCCAGGCCTGCGCTCGAGTGTGTGGACTCCCCTGTTTGTTCTCGAAGAAATGGATAGGGCTGAGCTCCACCCAAAGCAATGGCAGGGGAAAGACCATCACCAGTTGATCGGATTCAACAAGAGGTTGTCCAGATGGAAAAACAGGATCAAACATCACGATATACCGTCATGTGCCCCATAACCATCGCTCCTGCCCAACCTttgacatcaccatcacttGATACCGCTCCTTCCGTcctccgtcctcctccaaatcacACCATCTGATAACAACCCACGATCTAGATTCCCGCAGCATATACCtgtcttttttccctccTGAGTAATCACTCACCCAGCGCCATGTTACATCCGTACGCAACGCTTCAGCTCACCATGGGTTCCGTGACTCTTTTGCCGGCAGCAGCACGGTTACCTGGAAGGATCAAgaagcatcatcaccaatccCCGTAACCCCATCCCAGCCCTACCATCGATGGAGAACCACCAAACGGGTTTGCTCCATCAAACCCACCAGTgactccgccgccgcccacaCGCCGAGAGAGAAGTGGAACTACTCCTCCGTTCCACTCTCTTCTTCCCGCCATCACAGGAGCTCCGTCCGGGTCACCACATTCTTCTGCCCCACCCCGGCCCGGAAGGTCACTTTCTTCTCTCTGCCGGTTGACTCAAGCCAAGCCAATGTTTCTTTAGCTTTCTCATGTACATATGCAACTTtaccctccccttcccaaccaaccGCGCGCGCATTTGCGACGAGGACGGATGGGGATCgacgagcagcagccggaCGGCTGATGCCTTGCGTTGCGTTGCGCCTGCAGTGATTCTCACTGCTGCCCCGCACCACCATGCCCCACCCCGCACTTTTCTTCacccctccttcatcttTTTGATCCTCCTCTGCTCATATGAGCGCGATAGATAGGGTATGTAACTTCAAAAAAGCGCCATTGCGCACTCCGCCCTCCCTGTTCTTGTCACAGAAAATCCTCCGATATGTAATGTGGCTGGCCGAGATGTGTCACACGACACAAACAAGACATCTATCTCTAAAAGAGACAAAGGGGATCGAGACATGGATAACAGGGAATAGCATGTTCATGAGGGATAGATTATCTACCATCTGTCGACAGTGCTATCGAGTGCTACGTCCGAGTCCGGAGTGCGGTCATGAACGAGCATTGTCCGGAGGAGGGTAGAATGATGGGTGGGTGGCATCCGTGGTGGTTGACACGAGGATTTTCCGCTCTCTCTCGCCTCCGGGCGGTTTTTATCTATCTATCTCTGTGAAattgcgggggagggggtaatGGCTTCCGGGTAGGACTTTTTGATTTCGGGGAGATAGACCAGATAAAGGTGAAGCAGGTCAGTAGATGAGAGATACCAAGGTGAGTGCGTGCGCAGGTGCGTATTTTTTGCGCGTGCGAGATACAGTGGTCTAAACTGTGGGGTTTGTATGCACGTTCGAAAAAGGGAAGCTTGTTAACACCGAGGTGTGGGTTTCCCTTTTTCGGGCTGTAGGTGCAGACGTTTCAGTTCGGCCAGGCGTCACCTCATCCTATCCATATAATCTTGATctgacggcggcggcagctaCACCGGATGAATAGCCCTACCGGTCTGGAATCTCGACACAAACCCTActggtaaggtaggtaggtaggtaggtaggtaggtaggtatgttcCTACCCGTAGGTAGGCCCCATGAGGCGGATGGGGGAAATCTGCCATGTTTATGTTTGTGTCAGGTGAGGCGAGCGAGGGTATCACCGTCTCACCTTGCCCGTTGTTCCACGGGCAAGGTCCCTTCTCCGGGCCCGGGCGGTACTTCCGATGTCAAATCAGTTGTTTTTGTGCAACCTGAAATCTAAAACATTCATCACGGgggctggtgaagctatctCGATTTCGTATTTGTTTTCGTTCCACAGTCGCCATCGTTCGTCattccccctcctttccagCAGGGGGGATTTGGGCGGGCTTGGTTTCTCGTTCGACACAAGGGCGCTGCATGATGCATACCAAGAATCCTTCTGCTGTGCAAGATCCCCACTCTGAGCCTCAACCAGGGTAGTTTGCACAGCCGATGAGAGCTGTTGGTTCGTGACGTCTGTCTTTTTGGTCCTCTTCGATCTGCTTTTCATCGGCTTCGGCTATTTTGACATCTGGACTGCATACGTAGACCGGGGATCTGCGGCGTAGTCAACGGCGAGGACCCCGGCAAGGAGGAGCCGAAGCCGCGAGGGGGAGGCCGCGTAGATTTTCTAGgggtgaggtgggaggggaaggggaccGCAAAGCAAGGTAAAGCCGTCGGGTGTAGACGGAAGGATTCATATCATATCAGGAAGGATTCCCAGATGTGCGGTACCCTTATccggatggtgttgagataGGTATCGAAGATTGCGTGTAAGGCATGCGGTCCTCTCACTCACCCACAGTCCGAAGTCTAGCTCATGTTCGCCACTACACACGCACCTGGGGAAGTGAACCAAAATAATAATTAGGCAAATACAGAAATCATAACCCCGAGTAGACATAATTCGAAATGTTGGTGTGTGGAAAAATGTGGGGAAAACCCCTCTGCCTGCCTGGAGCCTGCCTAAACCGACCAGTTTAAACCATTTTCCTTGACGGAAtgccccctcaacctcagctgTCATGATCAAGAAACTCCGTTGCGATATCATATCGAAACATACTTCCGAAGGGGTTGAAGCCAAGGTTGATATTGGCCCCATTATTAATATGTCCTGTTTTTTGTGTCTCGGTAACACGAAACAAATACGGTTGTCAGTTCGGCAAAGCAGTCTTGagtaaccaccaccaccaacaaccaaccaaccaaatCCCATCTCTTTACCGATACTGTAGAGATTCAAACCCTCTGTTCTTCATGAAAAGACAAAACCACTCATCACGTCTCACAAACCCTCTAAAAACACCAACCACGTGTATAGATCATGTTGTACAATATCTCCAAAAAAAGTCTATTTTTTTCTGTCTGCCTCGGCTCTGCTGTGATCCGGTTTTTTGTGTGTGACGATTGTTCTGTTGGAGTATTTGtatcaaaaagaaaaaaaaatccatATTCATATTCTGCTGTGAGGCATATCCCTCTTGCTGCCCTGGCCCACCCATTCCCTGTCCCTGCTGTCGTGAAAGTTTGCTTCCGTCTATTGCATCTTTACGTGCTGCCATACGTCAAATTCTGTAACGTTTCTAAACCATCCCAAGAAAACAAGTCCAAAAGCAAACCGCAGCAgttcccaaccccccccatACCGTGATACCTTATCATTATTCGTACAAGAAGTGAAAAAAAGGGATGTTCGTGCTATTCTGTAGCGATCCATCAAAAAATACCCAAAACCGAAAATATGTCGTTGTAAGAAAAACCCAAACGTAGTTATCGTGAAGGAAAAGTTGAGAAAACAATCTGAGGTGCAGCAAAGAAAGCTTGATATGTTGAGGTCgattttgtctttttttctggtTTCTGATCAAATGGTTAGTATTCGAGGTTGCCAAGTCATCGGCGAACTGACTCACTCTTTCAACCCCATCAAGCCGGCATCCAATGTATAGCTCAGAGAAACAACCGCTGATGACCGCGAGAAGCCCGAGAAGGAAATGTTTGTCGTAATGTACACGCCTCATCGGCGAATGGTTTTGTCCTCAAGTTCCAAAACCGTTCAAGGGTGACGTCGCCGAAGCCGCTCATTCTCCCTCCGAAGCGTCTCGACCTCGGCCTGAAGCACGCGGTTGGTAGCAATGTGCTCATCGAGATTGTCACGCATCCGGTCAATGCGGCGGTTGGCGTCATCGTATCGTCGGCGCCACTCAGCAACCTGCTGCTTCATGGTCTCGTACTCAGTGCCGACATATCTCGCTTTGGCCTCAAGAGCGTCCTTGAGCTGACGGCTGAGGTCCCGGATCTTGGTCGTGAGGTTGCTGTTctcgagctcgagaagggcATTCTTCTTGCGGGCCTCGCGTAGCTTTGTTGACTTGCGGGCTTCGCTGTCAGAGTTGCTTTCGACTGAGCGGCGAAGCTCTGAGTTGAAGGCCTTCTCCTTGCGGACGTCCTCCTCTAGCTCCTGGACCTGGACCCGGAGGATGTGGTTCTCACGAAAGAGCTGGTCGTAGGTCTCGCGGCttacgccgccgccgcgttCACGGCCCTGCATGTCGGCGACTGGTGTTTCGTCCCAAAGGGTGTGGACTCGTTCGGCACTCCGAGTACGACTGCGAGGCTGGCGAGGTCCTCGGTTTACGCTCCGGGTGCGACGAATATGGACCTCGGGGACGCCTGGTGTCGTTGACTCAAAATGCACCCTGTTGCTTCGAGGGCCGTACATATAGGAAGCGGGGGTCTCTCTCAGTGGTGGATAGATGTTGATGTAGGCTTCTGGTGAGCGGATGTGTCTGTAGGCGTGAatggtgacggtgttggtAGACGACTGAGTTAAAGATAGGTGAATGGTGAAGAGCGGTCAAGTCGAGGGACCAGACGGTGTGGGAACCTCGATATTTAAGTAAAATGGGGGGCAGTGACTATGGGAAGGCTCCGGGTTGCAGGAGATGCAAGCAATCGTGCATGTAAGTGCGTCAGGCAAGG is a window from the Podospora pseudocomata strain CBS 415.72m chromosome 6, whole genome shotgun sequence genome containing:
- a CDS encoding hypothetical protein (EggNog:ENOG503PHC2), encoding MSRTVRWGSPTEGHYEHQRSDSGVGSFSDCESRTSNTDRDRNFLASGYEDNTTIYQLQRALEQTRQQRDEFSKKIAELETTVRQLRNEIEQNKAHVRAVTDQNELFTHEKKTLAEKNKELSEQNTQLQEQLDDTIEKLKKSNRKSTVTSSPTAASSTTSESTEDKKPRRSASKRRPEKEKERDADREKEKREKERKREKREKEQHREHERPAEKEDDTIDRLRQRFDKHRVGDESDAKSGSIASSKPARASRPTSSYIEPLGLSTPRPQQTVPPSPARHHSYTAPGYPPSTTYASIREPSAYAQGAQRSAHPQVYIASGEYGYEEEEAAYHPHQVRTGRSERR
- a CDS encoding hypothetical protein (EggNog:ENOG503PQF3), which gives rise to MYGPRSNRVHFESTTPGVPEVHIRRTRSVNRGPRQPRSRTRSAERVHTLWDETPVADMQGRERGGGVSRETYDQLFRENHILRVQVQELEEDVRKEKAFNSELRRSVESNSDSEARKSTKLREARKKNALLELENSNLTTKIRDLSRQLKDALEAKARYVGTEYETMKQQVAEWRRRYDDANRRIDRMRDNLDEHIATNRVLQAEVETLRRENERLRRRHP